Proteins encoded within one genomic window of Meiothermus sp. Pnk-1:
- a CDS encoding histidinol-phosphate transaminase, whose amino-acid sequence MIDDVLRPIHGGPDGGPEPRYDFSTNANALGPDPFALEAIRAADPSRYPDPLYTRLHAELAAHHGVGEGQVAVGSGSSELIHRLVRWRWLRGPMLILPPTFSEYARAAQPAELPLLQAQSPREFLELLPRATLAFLCVPNNPTGEVYSFLEEAARRAERGKVALVLDLAYHALTQDPPPLPEGTWRLYSPNKAHGLTGVRAAYLLAPHDLAHFRNLAPSWVLSVHGEAFLRAAIQPASQGWLEATRQTLWRWRAELAEGLRALGLEVREGAANFLMVRVGQATAVARALRLRGVRVRDCTSFGLPEWLRLSAQAPEARQALLEGLREVLDG is encoded by the coding sequence GTGATCGACGACGTGCTCCGGCCCATCCACGGCGGCCCCGACGGCGGCCCCGAGCCCCGCTACGACTTCTCCACCAACGCCAACGCCCTGGGCCCCGACCCCTTTGCCCTGGAGGCCATCCGCGCCGCCGACCCCAGCCGCTACCCCGACCCGCTCTACACCCGCCTGCACGCCGAGCTGGCTGCCCATCACGGGGTAGGGGAGGGACAGGTGGCGGTGGGCTCGGGGAGCAGCGAGCTGATCCACCGCCTGGTCCGTTGGCGCTGGCTCAGGGGCCCCATGCTCATCCTGCCCCCCACCTTCTCCGAGTACGCCCGCGCGGCCCAGCCCGCCGAGCTGCCGCTGTTGCAGGCCCAAAGCCCGCGGGAGTTCCTCGAGCTCTTGCCCCGGGCCACCCTGGCCTTCCTGTGCGTGCCCAACAACCCCACCGGGGAGGTCTACTCCTTCCTCGAGGAGGCCGCCCGCCGGGCTGAGCGGGGGAAGGTGGCCTTGGTGCTGGACCTGGCCTATCACGCCCTCACCCAGGACCCGCCCCCGCTGCCCGAGGGGACCTGGCGGCTGTACAGCCCCAACAAGGCCCACGGCCTGACCGGGGTGCGGGCGGCCTACCTGCTGGCTCCCCACGACCTTGCCCACTTCCGCAACCTCGCGCCCTCCTGGGTGCTCTCGGTGCACGGCGAGGCCTTCTTGCGGGCGGCGATACAGCCGGCCTCGCAGGGCTGGCTCGAGGCCACCCGCCAGACTCTGTGGCGCTGGCGGGCTGAGCTGGCCGAGGGTTTGCGGGCGCTGGGCCTGGAGGTGCGCGAGGGGGCGGCCAACTTCCTCATGGTGCGGGTGGGGCAGGCCACCGCTGTGGCGCGGGCCCTGCGCCTGCGGGGCGTGCGGGTGCGCGACTGCACTTCCTTCGGGCTGCCCGAGTGGCTCAGGCTCTCCGCCCAGGCCCCCGAGGCCCGGCAGGCGCTGCTCGAAGGCTTGCGGGAGGTGCTCGATGGCTAA
- the cbiB gene encoding adenosylcobinamide-phosphate synthase CbiB: MSVLLAMLLDWRFGEPPAGLHPVVWMGHYLRWAGRGLPGQPPRAAFVLGALGWLLGASLVVLAYGGLERLIAPLPFWAGALLGALLLKPLFAFRMLLEEVRRVEEALGEGLEAGRRRLSRIVSRDTRGLDEAEVREGALESLSENLSDSLVAPLFWFALLGLPGAALYRFANTADAMWGYRGAWEWAGKFAARADDLLSWLPARLTALILWLCRPAFSLAALREQARQTPSPNAGWPMAALALGLGVRLGKPGVYLLNPRGRRPTAEDFGAGLAWVARAGWIGVGATALLELGRNLGGIP; this comes from the coding sequence GTGAGCGTGCTGTTGGCGATGCTGCTGGACTGGCGCTTCGGCGAACCGCCCGCCGGGCTGCACCCCGTGGTCTGGATGGGCCACTACCTGCGCTGGGCGGGGCGGGGGCTCCCGGGGCAACCTCCCCGTGCGGCCTTCGTCCTGGGGGCTTTGGGGTGGCTGCTGGGGGCCTCCTTGGTGGTCCTGGCCTACGGGGGCCTCGAGCGCCTGATCGCCCCGCTGCCCTTTTGGGCCGGGGCCCTTCTGGGCGCCCTGCTGCTCAAGCCGCTCTTCGCCTTCCGCATGCTGCTGGAGGAGGTCCGGCGCGTCGAGGAGGCCCTGGGGGAGGGCCTGGAGGCGGGGCGGCGGCGCTTGAGCCGCATCGTGAGCCGGGACACCCGGGGGCTCGACGAGGCCGAGGTGCGCGAGGGGGCGCTGGAGTCGCTGAGCGAGAACCTCTCGGATTCGCTGGTGGCCCCCCTGTTCTGGTTCGCCTTGTTGGGCCTGCCGGGGGCGGCGCTCTACCGCTTCGCCAACACCGCCGACGCCATGTGGGGTTACCGGGGTGCGTGGGAGTGGGCGGGCAAGTTCGCGGCCCGCGCCGACGACCTGCTGAGCTGGCTGCCCGCCCGCCTCACCGCCCTGATCTTGTGGTTATGCCGCCCTGCCTTTAGCCTGGCGGCCCTGCGGGAGCAGGCCCGCCAGACCCCCTCGCCCAACGCCGGCTGGCCCATGGCGGCCTTGGCGCTAGGGCTGGGGGTGCGGCTGGGCAAGCCCGGCGTGTACCTGCTCAACCCCAGGGGCCGCCGCCCCACGGCGGAGGATTTCGGCGCAGGCCTGGCCTGGGTGGCTCGAGCCGGCTGGATTGGGGTAGGGGCCACAGCGCTGCTCGAGCTGGGGCGTAACCTGGGAGGGATACCGTGA
- a CDS encoding TetR/AcrR family transcriptional regulator has translation MNVQQVKPEQGGQATARSRDADRTREAILQAASRLFARQGYEATTMAQIASAAGVSRGTPSYFFGSKEGLWKAVLEAYSRAAMEVVPRALARLAEVSGVSERIAALVDSCLEFAEENPDFFRLIQWSELQGNTLIGEVQAHQEAIARALRAVESVLPGKAVGEDPRQMVMSVIGLCYAHLVYRQTLGTPLGLEVRSPEFLAARRAHLKRVLIAALT, from the coding sequence ATGAACGTTCAGCAAGTAAAACCCGAACAAGGTGGCCAGGCCACAGCGCGCTCCAGGGACGCCGATCGCACCCGGGAAGCGATCCTGCAAGCCGCCTCCAGGCTCTTCGCCCGGCAGGGGTATGAGGCGACCACCATGGCGCAGATCGCCAGCGCCGCCGGGGTCTCCCGGGGTACCCCGAGCTACTTTTTCGGTTCCAAGGAGGGGCTTTGGAAAGCCGTCCTAGAGGCGTATAGCCGCGCCGCGATGGAGGTCGTACCGCGCGCCCTGGCCCGTCTGGCCGAGGTTTCCGGGGTGAGTGAACGTATCGCGGCCCTGGTGGATTCGTGCCTGGAATTCGCCGAGGAGAACCCCGACTTCTTCCGCCTGATCCAGTGGTCAGAGCTACAGGGCAACACCCTGATCGGCGAGGTGCAGGCTCACCAAGAGGCCATTGCACGGGCCCTCCGGGCCGTCGAAAGCGTGCTGCCGGGGAAGGCGGTAGGGGAGGATCCACGCCAGATGGTGATGAGCGTGATCGGGCTGTGCTACGCCCACCTGGTCTATCGCCAGACGCTAGGTACCCCGCTGGGCCTGGAGGTGCGCAGCCCCGAGTTCTTGGCCGCCCGGCGGGCTCACCTCAAGCGGGTTCTGATCGCCGCGCTCACCTAG
- a CDS encoding FAD-dependent oxidoreductase, giving the protein MREWIDRSAKRPRVRQFLASQAIPLVYTAALDLVSAEVLIDKLQRLLKHPVVYIDGGWQSLVNGLRQKAVAAGATVMTGTRVEAIEHRKDRVEGIRLRSGVRVGVGAIILATSPKEAAELMEESGLPELRAVTDALLPARAASLALALERLPNSLHAVVQDLTRPLFMSVQSLFSRVAPPGGALVYAFKPLDPRSPGDPKADEEELESLLDAAQPGWRGVTLKRQYLPSIAAIGALPTARTGGFSGRPGVRVAGLENLFLAGDWVGPEGFLADASFASARQAAQLAAQAAESRRVGTRSST; this is encoded by the coding sequence GTGCGGGAGTGGATCGACCGCAGCGCCAAACGCCCTCGAGTGCGGCAGTTTTTGGCTTCGCAGGCTATTCCCCTGGTCTACACTGCGGCCTTGGATCTGGTCAGCGCCGAGGTGTTGATCGACAAGCTGCAACGCTTGCTGAAACACCCAGTGGTGTATATCGATGGCGGCTGGCAGAGCCTGGTCAACGGGCTGCGGCAAAAAGCCGTAGCGGCTGGGGCCACGGTGATGACCGGTACCCGCGTGGAGGCTATCGAGCACCGCAAAGACCGGGTGGAGGGTATCCGGCTGCGAAGCGGTGTCCGGGTGGGGGTCGGCGCGATCATCCTCGCCACCAGCCCTAAAGAAGCGGCTGAGCTGATGGAGGAAAGCGGTCTGCCGGAGCTCCGTGCGGTCACAGACGCCCTGCTACCCGCCCGGGCGGCCTCGCTGGCGCTGGCCCTCGAGCGCCTTCCCAACTCCCTGCACGCGGTCGTGCAAGACCTCACCCGTCCGCTATTCATGAGCGTGCAGTCGCTATTCTCCAGGGTCGCGCCGCCAGGTGGGGCGCTGGTTTACGCCTTCAAACCGCTGGACCCGCGCAGCCCGGGCGATCCTAAAGCCGACGAAGAAGAGCTCGAAAGCCTCTTGGATGCGGCCCAGCCGGGCTGGCGCGGGGTGACGCTCAAACGGCAGTACCTGCCCAGCATCGCAGCGATAGGGGCTCTACCCACCGCCCGAACGGGGGGCTTTTCAGGTCGGCCCGGCGTACGGGTAGCGGGACTAGAAAACCTCTTCTTGGCCGGAGACTGGGTAGGGCCGGAGGGCTTCCTGGCCGATGCTAGCTTCGCCAGCGCCCGCCAGGCCGCGCAGCTGGCCGCGCAAGCCGCCGAGAGCCGAAGGGTCGGGACCCGCTCGAGTACGTGA
- a CDS encoding ParA family protein, with the protein MPQKLVPLTEYAAQQGIPESTLRWQIKQGQREAVRHGRYWYIPVEVEKRSQTTQVFTLFTHAGGAGKTSLARDLGFALSTRGYRVLLIDADPQANLTAWLGVDPTSVSNQETLLTVVENDQLLPAPRTGLIGGLELIPANMNLALAEVIIPSKTLGMLPLRTTLHDMEWFTHYDYILIDSPPSLGPLAGMAALASHGLIVPVETSAKGMQALRGVVEIARDYVKRLASVRFLSPKTQFVRMLVPTKYDPRTNQDRQAQQLLEEAARIAPVSPPLSYRPAPYKEAMDQCLPIQAVGDQKLLEEMEAVCAAFVRQTQPEEMLLSPQSGETSPSPRSGGVA; encoded by the coding sequence ATGCCACAAAAACTCGTTCCCCTGACCGAGTACGCCGCGCAACAAGGCATCCCCGAGAGCACCCTGCGCTGGCAGATCAAGCAAGGCCAGCGGGAAGCAGTGCGTCATGGTCGCTACTGGTACATTCCAGTGGAGGTGGAAAAGCGCAGCCAAACCACCCAGGTCTTCACCCTCTTTACCCATGCCGGGGGCGCGGGCAAAACCAGCTTAGCCCGCGACTTGGGCTTTGCCCTCTCCACCCGTGGCTACCGGGTGTTGCTCATTGACGCCGATCCCCAAGCCAACCTCACCGCCTGGTTGGGGGTGGATCCCACCTCGGTAAGCAACCAGGAGACCCTGCTGACGGTGGTGGAAAACGACCAGCTTCTGCCCGCACCGCGCACCGGCTTGATCGGCGGCCTCGAGCTGATCCCCGCCAACATGAACCTGGCCCTGGCGGAGGTGATCATCCCCTCTAAAACCCTGGGGATGCTCCCCCTGCGAACTACCCTGCACGATATGGAGTGGTTCACCCACTATGACTACATCCTGATCGATTCCCCGCCCTCCCTGGGTCCCCTGGCCGGCATGGCTGCCTTGGCCAGCCACGGCCTGATCGTTCCGGTGGAGACCAGCGCCAAGGGAATGCAGGCTTTGCGAGGGGTCGTCGAAATCGCCAGGGATTACGTGAAGAGGCTGGCCTCGGTTCGCTTCCTCTCTCCCAAGACCCAGTTTGTCCGCATGTTGGTGCCCACCAAGTACGATCCCCGCACCAACCAGGACCGCCAGGCCCAGCAACTCCTGGAGGAGGCAGCCCGGATCGCCCCGGTCTCCCCTCCCCTCTCCTACCGTCCCGCGCCGTACAAGGAGGCCATGGATCAGTGCCTACCCATCCAGGCGGTAGGGGACCAAAAACTCTTGGAGGAGATGGAGGCGGTTTGTGCTGCTTTCGTTCGCCAGACCCAGCCTGAGGAGATGCTTCTTTCGCCGCAAAGCGGGGAGACGTCTCCTTCGCCGCGCAGCGGGGGGGTGGCCTGA
- a CDS encoding adenosylcobinamide amidohydrolase, translating into MWPKTTLRPKALIVDLGALRRVLSSAPFRGGLSYSRYLVNRSVPRDFCPKDVEASVRAELEGLGLPPGACVAHLTAVDVAAHAYAEAEEQGVRVQVWLTAGLGNLAAPGLSPLAPALPGTINVLAVLHADLREAALVEAVQIVSEVKARSLRGRSTREGHPATGTSTDTVSVALLVGPRQNYCGAVTPAGRALGRAVDRALSAALEGA; encoded by the coding sequence ATGTGGCCGAAAACGACCCTGCGTCCTAAGGCCCTGATCGTGGACCTGGGCGCCCTGCGGCGGGTGCTCTCGAGCGCTCCCTTCCGGGGCGGCCTCAGCTACAGCCGCTACCTGGTGAACCGCAGCGTACCCAGAGACTTCTGCCCTAAGGACGTGGAGGCCTCGGTCCGGGCCGAGCTGGAAGGGCTGGGCCTTCCCCCTGGGGCCTGTGTGGCCCACCTGACCGCGGTGGACGTGGCCGCCCACGCCTACGCCGAGGCGGAAGAGCAGGGGGTGCGGGTCCAGGTCTGGCTCACCGCGGGGCTGGGCAACCTCGCCGCGCCGGGGCTTTCCCCCCTGGCCCCGGCCCTTCCGGGGACCATCAACGTGCTGGCGGTGCTCCACGCCGACCTGCGCGAGGCGGCCCTGGTGGAGGCGGTGCAGATCGTGAGCGAGGTCAAGGCCCGCAGCCTGCGGGGGCGCAGCACGCGGGAGGGCCACCCTGCCACCGGCACCAGCACCGACACCGTGAGCGTGGCCCTGCTGGTGGGGCCCCGGCAGAACTATTGCGGGGCGGTGACCCCGGCGGGGCGGGCTTTGGGGCGGGCGGTGGACAGGGCCCTGTCGGCGGCTTTGGAGGGTGCGTGA
- a CDS encoding cobyric acid synthase, whose product MAKALMVQGCTSGAGKSFLVTALCRAYARRGLRVAPFKAQNMSNHARVVKGGEMGSAQYFQALAARVEPEVRMNPVLVKPEADTKSQVVLLGRPDPALSRLSWTERKERLWPVVREALHSLLRDFDLVVLEGAGSPAEINLKPDLVNMRVAQEAGARVLLVADIDRGGAFAHLYGTYALLEPEERALLAGFVLNKFRGDPSLLPPGPQRLFELTGVRTLGVLPFWSGHGLPEEDGVFDARPRGEGFTVAVLAYPRASNLDEFEPLKHLEGVRLLWVKSARELTGDDRARSAHRGADLLVLPGSKHTRADLEWLRAEGLEEAIQAHHRAGCPILGICGGLQMLGRALHDPEGLEGGGSVRGLGLFPYETVWVREKVQRHTTLRLPRLEGFWSGLSGLEVEGYELRHGRTGEGGLVYTQGNLLAVYLHGLFENRSVQERLFGGRAPRLEEVFERLADFLEAHLEPGVLDRLVSEGGL is encoded by the coding sequence ATGGCTAAGGCCCTCATGGTCCAAGGCTGCACCAGCGGGGCGGGCAAGAGCTTTTTGGTCACCGCTTTGTGCCGCGCTTATGCCCGAAGGGGCCTCAGGGTCGCGCCCTTCAAGGCCCAGAACATGAGCAACCACGCCCGGGTGGTAAAGGGGGGCGAGATGGGCAGCGCCCAGTACTTCCAGGCCCTGGCCGCGCGGGTGGAGCCGGAAGTGCGCATGAACCCCGTGCTCGTCAAGCCGGAGGCCGACACTAAAAGCCAGGTGGTGCTGTTGGGTCGGCCCGACCCGGCCCTCTCGAGGCTCTCCTGGACCGAGCGCAAGGAAAGGCTGTGGCCGGTGGTGCGCGAGGCCCTGCACTCGCTGCTTCGGGACTTCGACCTGGTCGTCCTCGAGGGGGCGGGCAGCCCGGCGGAGATCAACCTCAAGCCGGACCTCGTGAACATGCGGGTGGCCCAGGAGGCCGGGGCGCGGGTCCTGCTGGTGGCCGACATCGACCGGGGCGGCGCCTTTGCCCACCTCTACGGGACCTATGCCCTGCTGGAGCCCGAGGAGCGGGCTTTGCTGGCCGGGTTCGTGCTCAACAAGTTCCGGGGCGACCCGAGCCTGCTCCCTCCCGGGCCCCAGCGGCTGTTCGAGCTCACCGGGGTGAGGACCCTGGGGGTGCTGCCCTTCTGGAGCGGTCACGGCCTGCCCGAGGAGGACGGGGTGTTCGACGCGAGGCCACGGGGCGAGGGCTTCACGGTGGCGGTGCTGGCCTACCCCCGCGCCTCCAACCTCGACGAGTTCGAGCCCCTGAAGCACCTCGAGGGGGTGCGGCTGTTGTGGGTCAAAAGCGCGCGGGAACTGACCGGGGACGACAGAGCACGCTCCGCGCACCGGGGGGCCGATCTCTTGGTGCTGCCGGGCTCCAAGCACACCCGAGCCGACCTCGAGTGGCTGCGCGCAGAGGGCTTGGAGGAGGCCATCCAGGCCCACCACCGCGCGGGCTGCCCGATCCTGGGCATCTGCGGCGGCCTGCAGATGCTGGGCCGAGCCCTGCACGATCCGGAGGGCCTGGAGGGCGGGGGCTCGGTGCGGGGGCTGGGGCTTTTTCCCTACGAGACGGTGTGGGTGCGGGAGAAGGTCCAGCGCCACACCACCCTGCGCCTTCCCCGCCTCGAGGGCTTCTGGTCGGGGCTGTCGGGCCTCGAGGTCGAAGGTTACGAGCTCCGGCACGGGCGGACGGGTGAGGGCGGCCTGGTCTATACCCAGGGCAACCTGCTGGCCGTCTACCTTCACGGCCTGTTCGAGAATAGGAGCGTGCAGGAGCGCCTTTTCGGAGGTCGAGCCCCTAGGCTCGAGGAGGTCTTCGAGCGCCTGGCCGACTTCCTCGAGGCCCACCTGGAGCCCGGCGTGTTGGATAGGCTGGTTTCGGAGGGGGGCCTATGA
- a CDS encoding RES family NAD+ phosphorylase, which produces MAAPLVVWRVSALKHAATAFSGEGAALHPGRWNGRGTRVVYTSESLAVAMLEWLAYALNSRPGEPYVYFEVHLPPESVLELHPSSLPSDWNALPHPASTQDLGDAWVEGGDSAVLRVPSVVVPRAFHYLLNPGHPDFSRITWSDPQPLSFDSRLERLVEQARRRL; this is translated from the coding sequence ATGGCCGCGCCGCTGGTGGTCTGGCGCGTCAGCGCCCTCAAGCACGCGGCCACGGCCTTCTCGGGGGAGGGGGCTGCGCTGCACCCTGGCCGCTGGAACGGCCGCGGGACCCGGGTGGTCTACACCAGCGAGAGCCTGGCAGTGGCCATGCTGGAGTGGCTCGCCTACGCCCTCAACTCCCGCCCTGGCGAGCCCTACGTTTACTTTGAAGTCCACCTACCCCCCGAATCCGTGCTCGAACTCCATCCCTCCTCCCTGCCCTCGGACTGGAACGCCCTTCCTCACCCGGCCTCCACCCAGGACTTGGGCGACGCCTGGGTCGAGGGCGGGGACTCGGCGGTGCTTCGTGTTCCGTCGGTGGTCGTCCCCCGGGCCTTCCACTACCTGCTCAACCCGGGGCACCCTGACTTCTCGCGCATCACCTGGTCGGACCCCCAGCCCTTGAGCTTCGACAGCCGCCTGGAGCGGCTCGTCGAGCAGGCTCGGCGACGCTTATAG
- a CDS encoding AAA family ATPase: MADAVMPFVRRADGVLVIGPPGVGKTTFLRDVVRQLAADLGPKVVVVDTSNEIGGEGLVPHPVLGAARRLQVPMPDYAAGETFPAMLARTYLEALANHGPQVIVGNEVGFPEDVAVVEVLQHAARWALGEPDALERALRAWEEVAPA; encoded by the coding sequence GTGGCCGATGCGGTGATGCCCTTCGTGCGCCGGGCCGACGGGGTGTTGGTGATCGGCCCGCCGGGGGTGGGCAAGACCACCTTCCTGCGCGACGTGGTGCGCCAGCTGGCCGCGGACCTCGGCCCCAAGGTGGTGGTGGTCGACACCTCCAACGAGATCGGCGGGGAGGGGCTGGTCCCCCACCCGGTGCTAGGCGCGGCACGCCGGTTGCAGGTGCCCATGCCCGACTACGCGGCGGGGGAGACCTTCCCGGCCATGCTGGCGCGCACCTACCTCGAGGCCCTGGCCAACCACGGCCCGCAGGTCATCGTGGGGAACGAGGTGGGCTTCCCCGAGGACGTGGCGGTGGTGGAGGTGCTCCAGCACGCGGCGCGTTGGGCGCTGGGGGAGCCGGACGCGCTGGAGCGGGCCCTGCGGGCGTGGGAGGAGGTCGCGCCTGCGTGA
- the cobO gene encoding cob(I)yrinic acid a,c-diamide adenosyltransferase: MGQACETVKTEKPYRKPTGERRGLVVVYTGDGKGKTTAALGLVLRAVGRGYAARVFQFMKHAGAAFGEHRALARLGVEIEGLGDGFSWTSKDLERSAALAYAGWQRAREAMLGGGYFLVVLDEITYPIRYGWIPLEEVLEALRRRPKNLTVVLTGRGAPEPLIALADTVSEVRKLKHAFDAGVPAQRGIEH, from the coding sequence ATGGGGCAGGCGTGCGAAACGGTCAAGACCGAAAAACCCTACCGCAAGCCCACCGGGGAGCGGCGGGGCCTGGTGGTCGTGTACACCGGCGACGGCAAGGGCAAGACCACCGCTGCGCTGGGGTTGGTGCTGCGGGCGGTGGGGCGCGGGTACGCCGCGCGCGTCTTCCAGTTCATGAAGCACGCCGGGGCGGCCTTCGGCGAGCACCGGGCGCTCGCCCGGCTGGGGGTGGAGATCGAGGGGCTGGGGGACGGCTTTAGCTGGACCTCGAAGGACCTCGAGCGCTCGGCGGCCCTGGCCTACGCGGGCTGGCAGCGGGCCAGGGAGGCCATGCTGGGGGGAGGGTACTTCTTGGTGGTGCTCGACGAGATCACCTACCCCATCCGCTACGGCTGGATCCCGCTCGAGGAGGTCCTGGAGGCGCTGCGCCGGCGGCCTAAAAACCTCACAGTAGTCCTCACCGGGCGGGGCGCTCCGGAGCCCCTGATCGCGCTCGCCGACACGGTGAGCGAGGTCAGGAAGCTCAAGCACGCCTTCGACGCCGGGGTTCCGGCCCAGCGGGGGATCGAGCACTAG
- a CDS encoding antitoxin Xre/MbcA/ParS toxin-binding domain-containing protein, with protein MTFATYTPPPRHRRHNHPVAELLSLEASSLTDLSDRTRQGFPRRSLERIGEILGLPQRQLALLLGVNVRTLQRAGATLSPALSDHLFRIANLLDAAIRFHGSREAAVRWLDTPNPALGQAKPLECARTEAGNQAVLDLLGGLEHGVVQ; from the coding sequence ATGACCTTCGCGACCTACACCCCGCCCCCGCGCCACCGGCGGCACAACCACCCGGTGGCTGAGCTGCTGAGCCTGGAGGCCTCCAGCCTGACCGACCTCAGCGACCGCACCCGCCAGGGCTTTCCCCGCCGCTCCCTCGAGCGCATCGGCGAGATCCTGGGGCTCCCCCAGCGGCAGCTAGCCCTGCTGCTGGGGGTCAACGTGCGCACTTTGCAGCGCGCCGGGGCTACCCTATCCCCTGCCCTCAGCGACCACCTCTTCCGCATCGCCAACCTGCTTGACGCCGCCATCCGCTTCCACGGCAGTCGGGAGGCTGCCGTGCGTTGGCTCGACACGCCCAACCCCGCCCTGGGACAGGCCAAGCCCCTCGAGTGCGCACGGACTGAGGCCGGCAACCAGGCGGTGCTCGACCTGCTGGGCGGGCTCGAGCACGGCGTCGTCCAGTGA
- a CDS encoding integrase core domain-containing protein, whose protein sequence is MRLFVLPPRSPRLNGHVGHALAYLVRMQRTFREEFYTRPLPAQLSALQRELEAYLDHYNRERPHRAGSPRVPGYEARGVGPQGVSDVLTDYNILTFINVLF, encoded by the coding sequence GTGCGGCTCTTTGTGCTACCGCCCAGAAGCCCCAGGCTCAACGGGCACGTGGGTCACGCGTTAGCGTACCTTGTGCGGATGCAGCGGACCTTCAGGGAGGAGTTCTACACCCGCCCCTTGCCTGCCCAGCTTTCTGCGCTCCAGCGGGAGCTTGAGGCCTACCTGGACCACTACAACCGTGAGCGACCCCACCGGGCCGGCTCCCCTAGAGTTCCTGGCTATGAGGCAAGAGGAGTCGGTCCCCAGGGAGTCTCAGATGTGTTGACCGACTACAACATATTGACATTTATCAATGTGTTGTTCTAG
- a CDS encoding helix-turn-helix transcriptional regulator: MSTVPPVIELEPTPTPEASIEAAAQVFKALSDPARLKILAYLASHDTGPCCGPKGGVCACDLEAVTGLSQPTVSHHMKCLISARLVIGEKRGKWMYYRIDPKGFALLRAFLPRIGG; encoded by the coding sequence GTGAGCACGGTGCCCCCGGTAATCGAACTCGAGCCCACCCCCACCCCGGAAGCCAGCATCGAGGCGGCAGCCCAGGTCTTCAAAGCGCTCAGCGACCCAGCCCGGCTCAAGATCCTAGCCTATCTGGCCAGCCACGATACCGGGCCTTGCTGCGGCCCCAAGGGCGGGGTCTGCGCCTGCGACCTCGAGGCCGTCACCGGGCTCTCCCAGCCCACCGTCAGCCACCACATGAAGTGCCTGATCTCGGCCAGGCTGGTGATCGGGGAAAAGCGCGGCAAGTGGATGTATTACCGTATCGACCCCAAGGGTTTCGCCCTGCTGCGGGCTTTCTTGCCCCGCATCGGAGGGTGA
- a CDS encoding ParB/RepB/Spo0J family partition protein translates to MFQQAQGLLETPLSVESTLPLSALSPTPQPRRRFEGLEELAASIKEQGVLQPLLVRPTKDGYAIIAGERRYRAAQMVGLSEVPVVILEVDEATASKVALVENLQREDLNPYEETLGILSLLEMRLNKGREEVIGLLHRMRNEAKGRVTHNVMGNSEARVVEETFQALGRLTWESFVQNRLPLLNLPGDLREALEEGSISYTAALELKKLREEAKRKELLEEAKSGLSLRDLKARVREALKRGASPGSWHKEVAARLARLDLEALPLERRKELERHLEAIRRLLQG, encoded by the coding sequence ATGTTCCAGCAAGCCCAGGGCTTGCTGGAAACCCCGCTTTCCGTAGAGAGCACCCTGCCCCTTAGCGCCCTCTCCCCCACTCCCCAGCCCCGCCGCCGTTTCGAGGGGCTGGAGGAGCTGGCGGCCTCCATCAAGGAACAGGGAGTTCTCCAGCCGCTCTTGGTGCGCCCAACCAAAGACGGGTACGCCATCATCGCCGGAGAGCGCCGCTACCGAGCGGCCCAGATGGTGGGGCTCAGCGAGGTGCCGGTGGTGATCCTGGAGGTGGATGAGGCCACGGCGAGCAAGGTGGCCCTCGTCGAGAACCTGCAACGGGAAGACCTCAACCCCTATGAGGAAACCCTGGGCATTCTCTCCCTGCTCGAAATGCGCCTGAACAAGGGTAGGGAAGAGGTGATAGGGCTGCTGCATCGGATGCGGAATGAGGCTAAAGGGAGAGTTACCCATAACGTTATGGGTAACTCGGAAGCCCGGGTGGTCGAGGAGACTTTCCAGGCGCTAGGCCGCCTTACCTGGGAGAGCTTCGTGCAAAATCGCCTCCCGTTGTTAAACCTGCCCGGGGACCTACGGGAGGCGCTCGAGGAGGGGAGCATTTCCTACACCGCTGCCCTAGAGCTTAAGAAGCTCAGGGAGGAGGCAAAGCGGAAGGAACTGCTGGAGGAAGCCAAGAGCGGGCTTTCCCTGAGGGACCTCAAGGCTCGGGTACGGGAGGCCCTGAAGCGGGGGGCCTCCCCGGGGTCTTGGCACAAGGAGGTAGCGGCCAGACTCGCCAGGCTGGACCTCGAGGCCCTCCCCCTCGAGCGACGGAAGGAGCTTGAACGTCACCTCGAGGCCATCCGCCGGCTCTTGCAGGGATAA